A region of Pongo pygmaeus isolate AG05252 chromosome 15, NHGRI_mPonPyg2-v2.0_pri, whole genome shotgun sequence DNA encodes the following proteins:
- the RNASE9 gene encoding inactive ribonuclease-like protein 9 — protein MSTGEMMRTLITTHPLPLLLLLQQLLQPVQFQEVDTDYDLPEDKREEFEEYVEQFFSTGPTRPPTKEKVKRLLLIEPGMPLYHVDYCNSEIMRKNVYYKHRCVAEHYFLLMQYDELQKICYNRFVPCKNGVRKCNRSKGLVEGVYCNLTEAFRIPACKYESFYRKGYVLITCAWQNEMQKLIPHTINDLVEPPEHRSFLSEDGVFVILP, from the exons A TGTCTACAGGAGAAATGATGAGAACTCTGATCACCACACACCCACTGCCCCTGCTTCTATtgctgcagcagctgctgcagccaGTGCAGTTTCAAGAGGTGGATACAGATTATGATCTCCCAGAAGATAAAAGAGAAGAATTTGAAGAGTATGTGGAACAATTTTTTAGTACAGGGCCCACCAGACCACCTAccaaagaaaaagtcaaaagactTCTCCTTATTGAACCTGGAATGCCGTTATATCATGTAGACTACTGTAATAGTGAAATCATGAGAAAAAATGTTTACTATAAACACCGTTGTGTGGCAGAACATTACTTCCTTCTTATGCAGTACGATGAGCTCCAAAAAATCTGTTACAACAGATTCGTGCCATGCAAGAATGGAGTTAGGAAATGTAACAGGAGCAAAGGTCTTGTAGAAGGAGTGTATTGTAATTTAACAGAAGCATTTCGAATACCAGCATGTAAATACGAATCATTTTATAGGAAGGGCTATGTCCTTATCACTTGTGCATGgcaaaatgaaatgcaaaaacTTATTCCTCATACCATAAATGATCTCGTGGAGCCACCTGAACACAGAAGTTTCCTCAGTGAGGATGGTGTCTTTGtcatactgccctag